In Gossypium arboreum isolate Shixiya-1 chromosome 5, ASM2569848v2, whole genome shotgun sequence, a single genomic region encodes these proteins:
- the LOC108484812 gene encoding uncharacterized protein LOC108484812, with amino-acid sequence MGSLMAGWDSPVSASKSATIQRNRSLTKEEIEAYWKSKKKTEEDHLKAIYSPSDSSNQLEIPSQDYGRSIMRSSSMPLPHTEQGFLHMDAESSLEDIVKKNGW; translated from the exons ATGGGTTCTCTAATGGCAGGATGGGATTCTCCTGTATCGGCTTCTAAATCAG CAACAATCCAAAGGAATCGATCACTTACCAAGGAAGAGATTGAAGCTTACTGGAAATCTAAGAAGAAAACTGAGGAAGATCATCTTAAGGCTATTTATAGTCCATCAGATAGCTCCAACCAGCTG GAAATTCCATCTCAGGACTATGGAAGGAGCATTATGAGATCAAGCTCCATGCCTTTACCTCATACAGAACAGGGTTTCCTGCACATGGACGCCGAATCAAGCCTGGAGGATATCGTAAAGAAAAATGGGTGGTAA
- the LOC108485937 gene encoding putative pectinesterase 11: MAPAYSSYLCMFVMALFMFVLASSRVGALVTSTAILVRVDQSGKGDYRKIQDAIDAVPSDNKEPVFILVKPGIYQEKIVVPADKPFITISGLKANGTIITWNDGGEIFESPTFTVLASDFVARYLTIQNTLGARTKAVALRVSGDRAAFFGCRILAYQDTLLADNGRHYYKNCYIEGAVDFICGNAASLFEKCHLHSLSEGDASITAQRRESPSEDTGFTFLGCKITGVRSALLGRPWGAYSRVVFALSYMSGAILPQGWDDWGDTSKQSTTFYREYKCYGPGAKARKRVEWSGKLTTEEAEFFMTKNMIGGRSWIRSTPTHFKKASTATSNNPATHA, from the exons TTGCATGTTTGTAATGGCTTTATTCATGTTCGTGTTGGCAAGTTCTCGTGTAGGTGCTTTAGTAACTTCTACCGCCATACTTGTAAGAGTCGACCAATCGGGAAAAGGAGACTACAGGAAGATACAAGACGCCATTGATGCAGTGCCATCCGATAACAAAGAGCCTGTTTTCATATTAGTTAAGCCTGGCATCTATCAAGAAAAGATTGTTGTCCCTGCTGACAAGCCCTTCATTACCATAAGTGGCTTAAAAGCAAATGGCACGATAATAACTTGGAATGATGGTGGGGAGATATTTGAATCTCCTACCTTCACTGTGTTGGCTTCAGATTTTGTTGCCCGATATCTCACTATTCAG AATACATTGGGGGCCAGAACTAAAGCAGTTGCTTTAAGGGTATCAGGAGATAGAGCAGCTTTCTTTGGATGTAGAATTTTAGCTTATCAAGATACTTTGCTAGCTGACAATGGAAGACATTATTACAAAAATTGTTACATTGAAGGAGCAGTTGACTTCATTTGTGGGAATGCCGCTTCCCTTTTTGAG AAGTGCCATTTACATTCACTCTCAGAAGGAGATGCATCTATAACAGCCCAACGGAGGGAGTCTCCTTCGGAGGACACAGGCTTCACTTTCTTGGGTTGCAAGATAACTGGCGTAAGGAGTGCTCTACTAGGACGGCCATGGGGTGCATATTCCAGGGTGGTTTTTGCCCTATCTTATATGTCTGGTGCGATACTGCCCCAAGGGTGGGATGACTGGGGAGACACATCCAAGCAAAG CACGACGTTCTATAGAGAATATAAATGTTATGGACCTGGAGCTAAGGCAAGGAAAAGAGTTGAATGGTCGGGAAAACTAACGACAGAAGAGGCAGAATTTTTCATGACAAAAAACATGATTGGCGGCAGGAGTTGGATCAGGTCTACACCTACCCATTTCAAGAAAGCTTCCACTGCCACTTCTAACAACCCAGCTACACATGCTTGA